A window of Paenibacillus polygoni contains these coding sequences:
- a CDS encoding asparagine synthase C-terminal domain-containing protein, with the protein MNFWLPGDILSKADKLSMAHSLELRVPFLDKEVFETAKKIPVSNRIGKKTTKLALRKAMEGIVPEAIVNRPKLGFPVPLRDWLRTPASDILFEEIRYSGIEEIFNTNIIEKMFIQHRSNKGDYSRRIWLIYFFSVWYNLFIKQDLRHLKSAML; encoded by the coding sequence ATCAAAAGCAGATAAGTTGTCCATGGCACATTCATTAGAATTAAGAGTACCTTTTTTAGATAAAGAGGTCTTCGAAACGGCGAAAAAAATACCTGTATCCAATCGGATTGGCAAAAAAACAACAAAGCTTGCTCTGCGTAAAGCTATGGAAGGAATCGTTCCCGAAGCTATAGTGAATCGCCCGAAATTAGGATTTCCCGTACCCCTTCGTGATTGGCTGAGGACTCCAGCTTCAGATATATTGTTTGAAGAAATACGATATAGCGGCATTGAAGAGATATTCAATACCAATATAATCGAAAAGATGTTTATCCAGCATCGGAGTAATAAAGGCGACTACTCACGTCGAATATGGTTAATATATTTTTTTTCAGTGTGGTACAATCTTTTCATAAAACAAGATCTGAGGCATTTAAAGAGTGCCATGTTGTAA